A single region of the Sandaracinaceae bacterium genome encodes:
- a CDS encoding polysaccharide biosynthesis/export family protein translates to MGLAQSPTQSMYRSSISLAVLAAALLAVGCGPTGLSTPPPSTDHDDTTLGAGDVFDVRVYGEADLSTNYRVAQDGTIDFPYIGRVEVAELEPTQVADLLERHLQESDVLVRPQVSVLVTEYNSKRVSVSGAVRTPGNYTISPGLTVLQAVQLAGGTTDLASRDGAIVTRRVDGRMRRYAVPLDQITMGAREDFRVRAGDILFVPERPF, encoded by the coding sequence GTGGGGCTCGCGCAGTCACCAACGCAGTCGATGTATCGTTCGTCCATTTCGCTGGCCGTGCTGGCGGCCGCCTTGCTCGCGGTCGGGTGCGGGCCGACCGGGCTCTCAACCCCGCCTCCGTCCACCGACCACGATGACACGACCCTAGGGGCTGGCGACGTGTTCGACGTGCGCGTCTACGGCGAGGCGGACCTCTCGACGAACTACCGGGTGGCGCAGGATGGGACCATCGACTTCCCGTACATCGGCCGCGTCGAAGTCGCCGAGCTCGAGCCCACGCAGGTGGCCGACCTGCTCGAACGTCACCTCCAGGAGAGCGACGTCCTGGTTCGTCCGCAGGTCTCGGTCCTGGTCACCGAGTACAACAGCAAGCGCGTGAGCGTCTCCGGCGCAGTCCGAACGCCCGGCAACTACACGATCAGCCCTGGCCTGACGGTCCTTCAAGCCGTCCAGCTCGCAGGTGGGACCACCGACCTCGCCAGTAGGGATGGGGCAATCGTCACACGGCGCGTAGACGGGCGCATGCGGCGCTACGCAGTCCCTTTGGACCAGATTACGATGGGCGCTCGTGAGGACTTTCGGGTCCGGGCGGGTGACATCCTGTTCGTGCCCGAGCGTCCCTTCTGA
- a CDS encoding AgmX/PglI C-terminal domain-containing protein, translated as MQAVQQRPSGPKVLRIGLIQGGKIVEERIIRRRETVTVGSSEKNHFVVTAGGLSSRFELFQLVGSDYILNFTDEMRGRVGLPGGVQEIEELRKSGGARKAQGYYQVKLNDTSRGKVVIGDTTLLFQFVVPPPVQPRPQLPAAVVGGFIAGIDWLFTAFVMFSFMTHFGFVIYLENADWPVEPTIATIPDRVAELIFNEPEPPQEEEVEEVEVAEEVEEAVEEVAEAPTQQQEQPSSQSEPTSSSGESRADSDARLAVEEAQAQVEQMLLGALGGADGAFQDVLAGGAVTGSAEDVLAQAEGVGVATSAEGGSLRERGGGGRVGGRTAGLGGLQARQGGAGQQQQEGERIVERVIRGRVNAGALEDESGSGVFDPSIVTRQIRARIRAIQTCYERELRNNPTLAGRVLVRFTIQPTGTVSGATAQENTTGSPAVASCVVNTIRRFRFNPGPEGGNVTFAYPFVFAPQQ; from the coding sequence ATGCAGGCCGTCCAGCAGCGCCCGAGCGGCCCGAAAGTCCTTCGCATCGGCCTGATCCAGGGCGGCAAGATCGTCGAGGAGCGGATCATCCGGAGGCGGGAGACCGTCACCGTCGGCTCCTCCGAGAAGAACCACTTCGTCGTGACCGCGGGTGGCCTCAGCTCCCGCTTCGAGCTGTTCCAGCTCGTCGGCAGCGACTACATCCTCAACTTCACCGACGAGATGCGCGGCCGCGTCGGCCTCCCGGGCGGCGTCCAGGAGATCGAGGAGCTGCGCAAGAGCGGCGGCGCGCGCAAGGCCCAGGGCTACTACCAGGTCAAGCTGAACGACACCTCGCGCGGCAAGGTCGTCATCGGCGACACCACGCTGCTCTTCCAGTTCGTCGTCCCGCCGCCCGTGCAGCCCCGCCCGCAGCTCCCGGCCGCGGTCGTCGGCGGCTTCATCGCGGGCATCGACTGGCTGTTCACGGCCTTCGTGATGTTCTCCTTCATGACCCACTTCGGGTTCGTCATCTATCTGGAGAACGCCGACTGGCCGGTGGAGCCGACCATCGCCACCATCCCGGATCGCGTCGCCGAGCTCATCTTCAACGAGCCCGAGCCGCCCCAGGAAGAAGAGGTCGAAGAGGTCGAGGTCGCCGAAGAGGTCGAGGAGGCGGTCGAAGAGGTCGCCGAGGCCCCGACCCAGCAGCAGGAGCAGCCCTCGAGCCAGAGCGAGCCCACGAGCAGCAGCGGCGAGAGCCGCGCCGACTCCGACGCGCGCCTCGCGGTCGAGGAGGCCCAGGCCCAGGTCGAGCAGATGCTCCTCGGCGCCCTCGGTGGCGCGGACGGCGCGTTCCAGGACGTGCTCGCGGGCGGCGCCGTCACGGGCAGCGCCGAAGACGTGCTCGCGCAGGCCGAAGGCGTCGGCGTCGCGACCAGCGCCGAGGGGGGCAGCCTCCGCGAGCGCGGCGGCGGCGGACGCGTGGGGGGCCGCACCGCGGGCCTCGGCGGCCTCCAGGCGCGCCAGGGTGGCGCAGGCCAGCAGCAGCAGGAGGGCGAGCGGATCGTCGAGCGCGTCATCCGCGGTCGCGTCAACGCGGGCGCCCTCGAGGACGAGAGCGGCTCGGGCGTCTTCGACCCGAGCATCGTCACCCGGCAGATCCGGGCGCGCATCCGCGCCATCCAGACCTGCTACGAGCGTGAGCTCCGCAACAACCCCACGCTCGCGGGCCGCGTCCTCGTGCGCTTCACCATCCAGCCCACCGGCACCGTCAGCGGCGCCACGGCGCAGGAGAACACCACGGGCAGCCCCGCGGTCGCCAGCTGCGTCGTGAACACGATCCGCCGCTTCCGCTTCAACCCGGGTCCGGAGGGCGGAAACGTCACCTTCGCCTACCCGTTCGTCTTCGCCCCACAGCAATAG
- a CDS encoding tetratricopeptide repeat protein, which yields MRALRGRFFRGLLFSGLMFGLGLYGAGCDEGTSDDDATPGDSTTGGEDTGGGGTGGDRAELEAPPGSVDPDELPDSDLENQPGNGGGTGAGTGGGTSPEGDQESPWGRPEADTGRPLPPRRPMNGSAQAAYRRGLQAAASGDSAQAQQAFQEALRADGNAYKAAYNLGVLADRAGQDARALQLYQQALRIQADYERAIEGIARIHLRRGNANEALSFVRPLAEQWIRNLAVQAIYGDVLVQANRPEEAIEAARRALRRDERFVPAMAVLVKANLRLGRTELAESILNQALQTSDSDAELHYLRGRMHQEAGQLQPALASYRRAIELEPSYTEARMALGLQQLAAGNYQEALQQFQTASRLAPGVAAVRLALGDALRATKQWQQAQAEFDRVQEMEPRNAEVHFNLAMMYREAGEQYPGMNNLQAYQRAVSELNRYRELMGPSLPRDDPSSTYLEELGRLIEREQRAIERDRARAEREAARAARQAQEAQEGGGEGGGE from the coding sequence ATGCGAGCGCTCCGCGGCCGGTTCTTTCGCGGCCTGCTGTTCAGCGGCCTGATGTTCGGGCTCGGCCTCTACGGCGCCGGGTGCGACGAGGGCACGTCCGACGACGACGCCACGCCCGGTGACTCCACCACCGGCGGCGAGGACACCGGCGGCGGGGGCACGGGCGGCGACCGCGCCGAGCTCGAGGCCCCGCCCGGGAGCGTGGATCCGGACGAGCTGCCCGACAGCGACCTCGAGAACCAGCCCGGCAACGGCGGCGGGACCGGCGCGGGGACTGGTGGCGGCACCTCTCCCGAGGGAGACCAGGAGTCGCCGTGGGGCCGCCCGGAGGCCGACACCGGCCGACCGCTCCCGCCCCGCCGACCGATGAACGGCTCCGCGCAGGCCGCCTACCGTCGCGGCCTCCAGGCGGCGGCTTCGGGCGACAGCGCCCAGGCCCAGCAGGCCTTCCAGGAGGCGCTCCGCGCCGACGGCAACGCCTACAAGGCCGCCTACAACCTCGGCGTGCTCGCGGACCGCGCGGGCCAGGACGCGCGCGCGCTGCAGCTCTACCAGCAGGCGCTCCGGATCCAGGCCGACTACGAGCGCGCCATCGAGGGCATCGCGCGCATCCACCTCCGGCGCGGCAACGCGAACGAGGCGCTGAGCTTCGTGCGGCCGCTCGCGGAGCAGTGGATCCGCAACCTCGCCGTGCAGGCCATCTACGGTGACGTGCTCGTGCAGGCGAACCGCCCCGAGGAGGCCATCGAGGCCGCGCGCCGGGCCCTGCGCCGCGACGAGCGCTTCGTGCCCGCGATGGCCGTGCTCGTCAAAGCCAACCTCCGCCTCGGCCGCACCGAGCTGGCCGAGTCCATCCTCAACCAGGCGCTTCAGACCAGCGACTCGGACGCGGAGCTGCACTACCTCCGGGGCCGCATGCATCAGGAGGCGGGCCAGCTCCAGCCGGCGCTCGCGAGCTACCGCCGCGCCATCGAGCTCGAGCCCTCCTACACCGAGGCGCGCATGGCGCTGGGTCTCCAGCAGCTCGCGGCCGGCAACTACCAGGAGGCGCTGCAGCAGTTCCAGACCGCGTCTCGGCTCGCGCCGGGCGTGGCCGCGGTCCGCCTCGCGCTCGGTGACGCGCTCCGCGCGACCAAGCAGTGGCAGCAGGCCCAGGCCGAGTTCGATCGCGTCCAGGAGATGGAGCCGCGCAACGCCGAGGTCCACTTCAACCTGGCGATGATGTACCGCGAGGCCGGCGAGCAGTACCCGGGGATGAACAACCTCCAGGCCTACCAGCGCGCCGTCTCCGAGCTGAACCGCTACCGCGAGCTGATGGGCCCGAGCCTGCCGCGCGACGACCCGTCCAGCACGTACCTCGAAGAGCTCGGCCGCCTCATCGAGCGCGAGCAGCGCGCCATCGAGCGGGATCGGGCCCGCGCCGAGCGGGAGGCCGCGCGCGCCGCGCGCCAGGCCCAGGAAGCGCAAGAGGGCGGCGGCGAAGGCGGCGGCGAGTGA
- a CDS encoding tetratricopeptide repeat protein: MRFESTLRRLAFTAAWLTTLLGAGPLTSGLSTARAQEGDGPQGQPAGPVSREPLPMPGPGQSLSDMPPPPWANTTDVPNPAFLDTTDRRIDDDRPPPSPEQIQALREMEAEVRRFMQSGSAYRGSVNSILVREYHRRRRERQAGYARQIREEERLQNEAMERAIRLFEAFIRRYPDDPNYTPDAMFRLGELYYERAAIAYQEAAAAGEAMGVPDFSETVELYRALIQRFPDYRRIDGVYYLIGYCLNEMARNEEARLAWLNLVCANRFDYTGEPPAPEPPPGGEEGFSEEEHPALGLGGTLGNETMPFDDPYAGCTPVTPDARFVMEVWLRIGEYHFDFDFEPHALDRAISAYGKVLADPTDRNYNLALYKVAWAYYRASRYPEAIEHFSRLIEWSDEQLRQTGRAGTELRREAVQYLGITFAYDDWNENQIPDDEEGMPRGIQRIQNPNVLPQDRGWTSEIYFELGQVYFEEAKYPEAVEVWELALSRWPNSSRAPEITAQIARAWQRHQEMERALEAQARLGDYREGSDWWNQNMDNPVEQRRAEQLAEGALINDATRHHRQAQILRQEAVRERSEQRLQEALQEYGLAAQAYQAYLNNYPNSPNAYELQYNLADALFWSEQYEEAARVYAAVRDSNLDDRFLSESARRVVESLKRLVEQAEEQGSLDIRMGEEDIPEPTGTPPRVTPMEMPLMVQRLAQAREVYLARVPEAQDSEGVRAAYDYNNALLLYYYGYWPQARQRFLRIYEERCSGPNANPTGQVAWDSLYNMAVAMGDTPEAERLSRDVQRRGCTFTPDGPTFENAEQLDNWCDDEANADSPLCTAGTVLTNVRYQRALEIFTQAEGAQGDEQRRLYEQSATMLVNAVNDEPNHPQAPVALLQAALALERTQRFDSAGQIYQRVIDQVTPMLDDAEGERETELEGILATAYFRLAYTANRFFDYDRAVENYLQIADSRRFQQSTDTDMPERITDALINAARILEFQQNYRRAAEYYQRAAERLTDPADQRNARYRVAEMAFKSEQWSNAAREMQSFIDRYRNDRAATELVVQAYHRIAAARREQRARESTQRDALQDVVNAFQRMNGEPGSIAAEYAAESRFTLVDPSIGQLESLEVNPGRQSTTEAFVNELNSQIQQGSTRTQSTAEGYEPILAYRRPTWTIAALTRQGRAYEILARAVLNATITMPSDLQRQIRSASPEVQDEVRFTFEDRVRQVLDGQVRPIECYAVVRYSLAARAAVRGNIDNEYSREAIDRLQAYGEERIAECIEQQRGQDASLAAYQPNEFRRARRGQHIDIDSGVTAPPLAREDE, encoded by the coding sequence TCCTCGTCCGCGAGTACCACCGCCGCCGCCGCGAGCGGCAGGCCGGCTACGCGCGTCAGATCCGCGAGGAGGAGCGCCTCCAGAACGAGGCGATGGAGCGCGCCATCCGGCTCTTCGAGGCGTTCATCCGCCGCTACCCGGACGACCCGAACTACACCCCCGACGCGATGTTCCGGCTGGGCGAGCTCTACTACGAGCGCGCCGCCATCGCCTACCAGGAGGCCGCCGCCGCGGGCGAGGCCATGGGCGTGCCGGACTTCAGCGAGACGGTGGAGCTCTACCGGGCCCTGATCCAGCGCTTCCCCGACTACCGGCGCATCGACGGCGTCTACTACCTCATCGGCTACTGCCTCAACGAGATGGCGCGCAACGAGGAGGCCCGCCTCGCGTGGCTCAACCTCGTCTGCGCCAACCGCTTCGACTACACGGGCGAGCCCCCGGCCCCGGAGCCCCCGCCCGGAGGCGAAGAGGGCTTCAGCGAAGAGGAGCACCCCGCGCTCGGCCTCGGCGGCACCCTCGGCAACGAGACGATGCCGTTCGACGACCCCTACGCGGGCTGCACGCCGGTCACGCCCGACGCGCGCTTCGTGATGGAGGTGTGGCTCCGCATCGGCGAGTACCACTTCGACTTCGACTTCGAGCCCCACGCGCTCGACCGGGCCATCAGCGCCTACGGCAAGGTCCTCGCCGACCCGACCGACCGCAACTACAACCTCGCGCTCTACAAGGTGGCTTGGGCGTACTACCGGGCGAGCCGCTACCCCGAGGCCATCGAGCACTTCTCGCGCTTGATCGAGTGGTCCGACGAGCAGCTGCGCCAGACCGGCCGCGCCGGCACCGAGCTGCGCCGCGAGGCGGTGCAGTACCTCGGCATCACCTTCGCGTACGACGACTGGAACGAGAACCAGATCCCGGACGACGAGGAGGGGATGCCCCGCGGCATCCAGCGGATCCAGAACCCGAACGTCTTGCCGCAGGACCGGGGCTGGACGAGCGAGATCTACTTCGAGCTCGGCCAGGTCTACTTCGAGGAGGCCAAGTACCCGGAGGCGGTCGAGGTGTGGGAGCTGGCCCTGTCGCGCTGGCCGAACTCCTCGCGCGCGCCGGAGATCACCGCGCAGATCGCGCGGGCGTGGCAGCGACACCAGGAGATGGAGCGCGCCCTCGAGGCGCAGGCTCGCCTCGGCGACTACCGCGAGGGCTCCGACTGGTGGAACCAGAACATGGACAACCCGGTGGAGCAGCGCCGCGCGGAGCAGCTCGCCGAGGGCGCGCTGATCAACGACGCGACGCGCCACCACCGCCAGGCCCAGATCCTCCGCCAGGAGGCGGTCCGCGAGCGCTCCGAGCAGCGCCTGCAGGAGGCCTTGCAGGAGTACGGGCTCGCGGCGCAGGCCTACCAGGCCTACCTCAACAACTACCCGAACAGCCCCAACGCGTACGAGCTCCAGTACAACCTGGCCGACGCGCTCTTCTGGTCGGAGCAGTACGAGGAGGCGGCGCGCGTCTACGCCGCCGTGCGCGACAGCAACCTCGACGACCGCTTCCTGAGCGAGTCCGCGCGCCGCGTGGTCGAGTCGCTCAAGCGCCTCGTCGAGCAGGCGGAGGAGCAGGGCAGCCTCGACATCCGCATGGGTGAAGAGGACATCCCCGAGCCCACCGGCACGCCGCCGCGCGTCACGCCGATGGAGATGCCGCTGATGGTCCAGCGCCTGGCCCAGGCCCGCGAGGTCTACCTGGCGCGGGTGCCCGAGGCCCAGGACAGCGAGGGCGTGCGCGCGGCGTACGACTACAACAACGCGCTCCTCCTCTACTACTACGGCTACTGGCCCCAGGCCCGGCAGCGTTTCTTGCGCATCTACGAGGAGCGCTGCAGCGGCCCGAACGCCAACCCGACCGGTCAGGTCGCGTGGGACAGCCTCTACAACATGGCCGTCGCGATGGGCGACACCCCGGAGGCGGAGCGCCTGAGCCGCGACGTCCAGCGCCGGGGCTGCACCTTCACGCCCGACGGCCCGACCTTCGAGAACGCAGAGCAGCTCGACAACTGGTGCGACGACGAGGCCAACGCCGACTCGCCGCTCTGCACCGCGGGCACCGTGCTGACCAACGTGCGCTACCAGCGCGCGCTCGAGATCTTCACGCAGGCCGAGGGCGCGCAGGGTGACGAGCAGCGCCGCCTGTACGAGCAGAGCGCGACGATGCTGGTCAACGCCGTCAACGACGAGCCGAACCACCCGCAGGCGCCGGTCGCGCTCCTGCAGGCCGCGCTCGCCCTCGAGCGGACCCAGCGCTTCGACTCGGCCGGTCAGATCTACCAGCGCGTGATCGACCAGGTGACGCCGATGCTCGACGACGCGGAGGGGGAGCGAGAGACCGAGCTCGAGGGCATCCTCGCGACGGCCTACTTCCGCCTCGCCTACACCGCGAACCGCTTCTTCGACTACGACCGCGCGGTCGAGAACTACCTGCAGATCGCGGACTCGCGGCGCTTCCAGCAGAGCACCGACACGGACATGCCGGAGCGCATCACCGACGCGCTCATCAACGCGGCCCGCATCCTCGAGTTCCAGCAGAACTACCGCCGCGCGGCGGAGTACTACCAGCGCGCGGCCGAGCGGCTGACCGACCCCGCCGACCAGCGCAACGCGCGCTACCGCGTGGCGGAGATGGCGTTCAAGAGCGAGCAGTGGAGCAACGCCGCGCGCGAGATGCAGTCGTTCATCGACCGCTACCGCAACGACCGGGCGGCGACGGAGCTCGTCGTGCAGGCCTACCACCGCATCGCGGCGGCGCGGCGAGAGCAGCGCGCGCGAGAGAGCACGCAGCGCGACGCGCTCCAGGACGTCGTCAACGCCTTCCAGCGCATGAACGGCGAGCCCGGCAGCATCGCGGCCGAGTACGCGGCCGAGAGCCGCTTCACCCTGGTCGACCCGTCGATCGGGCAGCTCGAGAGCCTCGAGGTGAACCCGGGCCGGCAGAGCACGACCGAGGCGTTCGTCAACGAGCTCAACAGCCAGATCCAGCAGGGCTCGACGCGGACCCAGAGCACGGCGGAGGGCTACGAGCCCATCCTCGCCTACCGCCGGCCGACCTGGACCATCGCGGCGCTGACGCGCCAGGGTCGCGCCTACGAGATCCTCGCGCGGGCCGTGCTCAACGCGACCATCACCATGCCGAGCGACCTCCAGCGGCAGATCCGCAGCGCCTCGCCCGAGGTGCAGGACGAGGTCCGCTTCACCTTCGAGGACCGGGTCCGCCAGGTGCTCGACGGCCAGGTCCGCCCCATCGAGTGCTACGCGGTCGTCCGCTACTCGCTCGCGGCCCGGGCCGCGGTCCGGGGCAACATCGACAACGAGTACTCGCGCGAAGCCATCGACCGCCTCCAGGCGTACGGTGAGGAGCGCATCGCGGAGTGCATCGAGCAGCAGCGCGGCCAGGACGCGAGCCTCGCGGCCTACCAGCCCAACGAGTTCCGCCGGGCGCGCCGCGGCCAGCACATCGACATCGACAGCGGCGTCACCGCGCCGCCGCTGGCCCGGGAGGACGAGTGA